The following are from one region of the Sorghum bicolor cultivar BTx623 chromosome 2, Sorghum_bicolor_NCBIv3, whole genome shotgun sequence genome:
- the LOC8086425 gene encoding probable receptor-like protein kinase At1g49730 — protein sequence MGCGLRRRRLCLGRTRTLPFLRRFTPKEVEAATRGFTSVLQRGDGGPGGTAYRARFAGGLVATVVRRRRDDDHSQGEGAGGTDAFYLELQLLARLNHRNVVRLRGFAQGHHARFLVFDHMENRSLKECLHDPLRTPLDWRTRLQVAIDIAAALEYLYYHCDPPVFHVSVNSGNVLMDANFVAKLSDVGVITHDVKLATTDSFQDQVERRRAGLVFQYGVLVLELVTGQSPGVDGELVRWVQDPGFAASVDRMVDADLGGVYDARELRDLVVVARLCTRDRDGGGGGGGGDGAVVTIPQIVRYLQGKLERIGCHDRFAS from the exons ATGGGCTGCggcctgcgccgccgccgcctctgccTCGGCCGCACGC GTACGCTGCCGTTCCTCAGGCGGTTCACGCCCAAGGAGGTGGAGGCCGCCACGCGCGGCTTCACATCGGTGCTCCAGCGCGGCGACGGCGGACCAGGCGGCACGGCGTACAGGGCGCGCTTCGCCGGCGGCCTCGTCGCCACCGTCGTCAGGCGCCGCCGCGACGACGACCACAGCCAGGGAGAGGGAGCCGGAGGGACGGACGCCTTCTACCTGGAGCTGCAGCTGCTGGCCCGCCTCAACCACCGCAACGTCGTCAGGCTGCGCGGCTTCGCCCAAGGCCACCACGCCAG GTTCCTGGTCTTCGATCACATGGAGAACAGGAGCCTCAAGGAATGCCTCCACG ATCCTCTCAGGACGCCGCTGGACTGGCGGACCAGGTTGCAGGTCGCCATTGACATCGCGGCAGCACTG GAATACCTCTACTACCACTGCGACCCCCCGGTGTTCCACGTCTCCGTCAACTCCGGCAACGTGCTCATGGACGCCAACTTCGTCGCCAAG CTGTCGGATGTCGGCGTGATCACCCACGACGTCAAGCTCGCCACCACAGATTCCTTCCAAG ACCAGGTGGAGCGGCGGCGAGCGGGGCTGGTGTTCCAGTACGGCGTGCTGGTGCTGGAGCTGGTGACGGGGCAGTCCCCGGGCGTCGacggcgagctcgtgcgctgGGTGCAGGACCCTGGCTTCGCCGCCTCCGTGGACAGGATGGTGGACGCCGACCTCGGCGGCGTCTACGACGCCCGGGAGCTCAgggacctcgtcgtcgtcgccagGCTCTGCACCAGGGAcagggacggcggcggcggcggcggtggtggtgatgGCGCCGTCGTCACCATACCGCAGATCGTCAGGTACCTCCAGGGGAAGCTGGAGCGCATCGGATGCCACGACAGGTTCGCATCATGA